The stretch of DNA tattgaacaattgtttcaaaaataatgaaagttgaggctggtcaagcaatTACTGTTATTGGAGCTCGGTATTGCAACACGGTattgcacgggtggttgtgggcttgttgacatagaacctttgaattcaaataaccccataagaaatttaaaaatgttaaatcacacgatctagggtgccaattctgatcaccgaaatgagagagtacgcgactaggaaatgcctgatgcagtaattgaaatgtttcactctctctagctgtatggtacaataactccccatttttactaacccaaAACTCTCAACtatcaaattgttcttttttcatggctgccaacaatttatggaaaaaatggtggcaaattcaaatcttgcgttaattttgggacaccctttattaaaGGTTATTCTTGAATGGATAAATAAATGCACAATACTTTCCATTCTTATGTTGCGCAATAGTTTGTCAgctggtaaaaaagaaaaaaaatatacgacCATTCCAGCACACAGCTTCTGAATCCGGAAAATATGTCTAGTGGTTTTTGCAGTAGAAAAAAggtatgaagaaaagaaaaaaaggaagaaaagttattGAGAATAAATACAATcactacatttttcattttattgatatacaaatataaatatataaaagtaacAATGCGtaatacttataaaaaatattttttaggacatttaaatatttttaggagaCAATTTTATTACAATTAACATAGTAATACCtgcgccggggggggggggggtaaaaaaatcCTCTTCAAAATGCTTCCGAGACGATtgttgctgattcttatgtaaaatgatttCCAGAATCCAAATATGATCACCGTTTTCTTCCATCAACTGCAAATTTTTGGAAATGCCGCACCCCTTTTTTGTGTTTCAGCTTTCAACATTcacagccattatttttatttggaggaggtggggggggggggagggagcattATATGAATCGTTAACCTTCTGCAGTGGGGATTAAgaggtgaaaaataaaaaaaataaaaaataaataaaacagcaagTTGGAAAACTAATGGGAGTATCTATATCATAATTCTTGATATAGGGATGAAACCTGAAGGTGTAGTGCATCctcaaaatataaatatacattaatgtTATGTTATaagtttaattagtttaaattttagttttaactaTAGCTGTGAGTGTAACCTGAATAAATATAAACACAATACAtgaaatttctttattaaatatcAGCGTCAGGGGTGCGACTCGTATGCAGTGCGTGGTTTTTCCAAGATTTTATTATGCTTTTTACAACGACAATTTTTTTCGGAAGTGGGGTTCATTGGAGTTTGTCCGGTACTTCGGTTTTGCACCGAAATAaaggtgaaaaaattgtaaaagttagaaagaaatcttttttggtgattttttaaacatattaagaAGGAGCACCCCCTGGAATCTCCTAGTTTGCTACAAATGCTCATGCTTTCGAAATTTTTGCCTCTCTAGTCCTTTGAAGAAGGTTAATGGTTCATATTATATTCCCttccccctccaaataaaaatcaaacagcCAAAAACGAAACTAAATTGGGGGCGCAATTTCCAAAAAATAGGGaggaaacggtggtcatatttggattcagggagtCTTTTCACATGCTCAATCAGGAAATATAGAGTCAGAAGCCGTTTGaaggatttttattattattattttttgccgcCCCCTCAACGCGTCACATCAATTTTAGACGACCCCTTATGAGACTGATTTCAGTCATTTGTAAaatgaggcactgagaagcaaagtgatgtaagcgACAACATTAAAGATTTGTAGaaaaacagtacaaaaaataGATGAACCGCTCCTCTTCCTTGGGGCATGAGATAGTAcgagtagtcctggtaggtgctgctatacaaagagatttagaaaaaaaattcaataaaaacctGCCTAGGATCTTAACTTTTAACGcaatttactcgaaactttaaaactttcacttacatccctttgcttctcactgcctcaaatcatGTCCCTAGTTCGCTTAGTAAACTGTCACTTCACAGCAATGTATGGCACTGTATATCGGTAAAAAATGAAGTCTATACTCAGTGTAACACATCATTTCTCGGTAACACAAACTAACGTCACCTCTTAGAACGTGGCTTGCTGAACGAATACGTAGTAAAACTATAGAGTTTTAAAAGAGAGCATTTTGATAACTGGATTCTTTAGATATTCCCTGACACTAGTCtcaaaaagtaagtttttctctaaaaatgCGTGACCAGAGGTCCTCAGCAAGACGACActtttccagaaagtatttcTTTCAATGTATCTATTTATCTCTTTCAGATGGTTTATCCGTTGATCCCTCATTCGAACCCACATCTAAAATATCTGTGTTGGTTTCAGGCTTTGGCAAAGGTTTGCAGTTATAGAGAGGCATTCTTCCTCCTTTATAGTTGTCCCATTGACGAATTACGGCGTATAACTTGTTTCCAGGCGATTCTGTGCAAGAAACGTCTTTATGACCATGAATTTCACGAGTTGGTGTTAAGGTACCCTGGAAAACATTGAAGTAAATATATTATCATTTCTTCAATAAATTCATCACTTTGATTTGATTTGATGCAACATTTTCATCACTTGAGGTGACGGGaggaatactgtaaaagcacttattctcACAAACCgcaattttcgcgaaaatgaaaatAACGCTGGTTTCTAGATTGttcgtaaaattttgtttgaacagAACCGAAAGTTGATCATATATGCAACGGTTGAAAAAAATTCGCGAGGCTGAAATTTTTGCGATTTCGACGCGCTTGCaagaattctaaaaattaaagcaTCGCGAAGATAAGTGCTGTTGCAGTATTTTAAAATTCGAACTCGTTTATTACAAGCAGGGATGGGTCAAGATATTTCTTgctattttgaaaaatcttacgaaGCAAGTTTTCAAATAGCATAACTACCAAGATTAAGTATTGTCACTTCTTACTTAGtattagactttcagtcagtttCACTATAGATGTAGCGAGTTTGTTGATAATGTTTTTAATCTAATTATATCGAGGAATCCCCAAGACAGGAGTGCAACAAGAGGGTGTTTAGGGTCAGAACCCTCCCTAAAATTTGACCTTGTGCTATTTTGTCAACACTGCAAAAAAGATTAATGGTGCTTGGTGGAAGAGTCTAAAACATCATATTCGTAGGAAATGGAGGAGGGAGCAGTAAACGAAATAAGGAAATCAAGACTCACAATCTGCACCTTAAGTGGCAGTTGGACACCAGAGTTCAATTGAAGTTAATTTCTTACTGTAAACAAGCAGCTatgcttctcaaaaaaaaaaaaaaaagacttgtttCGCCGACGCTTGAGGCAACCCATGCTTCTCTTATCGTGTTTTCAACCGATTTTGAGGTGGATTAGCGAAAGCCCAAGCGTCAACAGTCTTGAGCTTCACAGTAAGGCAATATGAAACTAGATGGAACAAACgcctgatttttcgaaattacaagatattaaacacttaaaaatataaaaataacatctATTTACAGTCTAAACGCGTCAACAACATATTCTGATGAAGAGTATTAGTTCTCATTTTTCCTTTCAAgccgatcaatttttttttttttttttttttttttgccttcttcaCCTTCTTATTTTCTAACGTTCGACTACATGAGAGAGTAAACCATTATCCAACACCACTGATTAGGAATATGCATGCATGCTTGTCTTTCACGTCTGCCTAGCGGCCACAGTATTCTCACGGCACCAAGACCTTCCCTATTTGCACCAAATGCCTTAAATCATCAAGCCTCTCCGAAGCACATCCTAGATTGATGTGCAGGGACGACATATACATCTCGCCAAAGGAggattatctatatatataaaaatggatgtatgtttgtgggtgtgtgggtatatgtgtatgttccttatacaaatccacagttttcgtcggatttcttccaaatttggcacagaggtaaattgttACTCAGGAATAACTATAGGcgggttttttgaattttaaaaagacccgaagaggtctaaattcatattttgagtcataaaactgCTCTTTTCTATGCGaacaaatttttgtatagttattaATTTAGTATAAATGAAAAGCCCATAAAAAACTGCCCtggatgaagtttcttcaaagattaactattatcgttaaatttaggaactttgattccaagctaataaaaatgatttgcaacttataactaccgggaaatattttaaacacaatcaacacaaaaagtatcataAACAACGGCCGTTAATGTCTTTTAGCGACAAGCGAAACGTATGTTTGGTAAGAGAGCCGTAGATATACGAAACATTACTGTACTGTACGTCGTTTCGTAGCCCCAGGGATCCAATGATGCTACCTAtggttctacttaatttgaatgctaccgttaaattgtagtttttaatattgtttaattaaaaaatccacaacagtaagggttgCGAGTAATTTTTTATCAGTGCTTTCTacgttaatagcagagaaaatacaaacattacTAAGGTATATTACATtcaagatgggggggggggatgtactatcttcgactgtttcagcattagaatacttttattaaaaccacatctatttcattcaTATGTTCCTTACCAAATCAATTTACAATgtgtaaattttctgtatactattccttgatttacgtcgaatctttaagtaattcagtTCAACTATAACCAATAACCGTATTCGGTTaaatagaagtcgctccaggctaTCAAAGaacatgtatgtttgtgggtgtgggAGTGTATGTTCCttctacaaatccagttttcgtcggatttcttccaaatttagcacaaaggtaaattgttgctcaggagttTATATAGGTggattttcgaaattttaaaaagacccaaaatggtctaaattcatattttgagtcataaaattgctcttttctacacgaacgAATATCTGTATagttattaatttagtcttaatgaaaagcccgtaataaactgccctagatgaagtctcttcaaagattaactactgtcgttaaatttaggaactttgattccaagctaataaaaatgatttgcaacttataaccaccaggagatattttaaatgcaatcatcACAAAAAGTATACTTAACAGTGGCTGTGAAGTCGATTAGCAACaagcgtaaagcatgtttggcaagaaagccgaacggaaaagaaatgctgctgttaagcgtttttttgaatagcatcctgcaaagcaggaatgcattgcggtctCCAACGGCTCTACTTGCTTTGGTATTTCCATAGCAGTAATGGTAAAATGAAATTATAGATCAGTATTTTCCacatgaacagcccagaaaataccaaaattagttcggtatcaataattcattcattatccatgcacaagcttcaacaatttaatgttggatggtccTTAAAACCAATCTGCAgatgttctttatactattccatgatttacgtaggatctttacctaattcggttcaactaagtttaatcgctgaaggggctaacaaagaacaagagtaaaaaatactaatttcgcaaataaactgcaaaataataatatatttgtgCTTAGTAGCgtatctgaaatttgtttttcaagggggagggggatggtcatgacgtttcttGCATGCACATaagctaccatactaggattgccaatatgtgttaaaattaaaggttgtgcaccttttttacccgcaaaaccacacggaaatataattcggCGGAATTCATGCACtttgggagggttggagttttaagtttggaaaaaatgcaaataaatattaatttatatttaaactgttttaaactgcaaaaaattgctacgttttttatataaacaaatttcttcatgtgaaattttatattaccttaacgctcgagtaatagtacatctgatgaagcatcttcgccgactagcaataatttaataTGTTAGCAGGTATGATGCAAGTTTTGACACACAGACATTACTATTtaaaggcatgatgaaatattactccacaatatgaagttttttcttcatcgtgaaataagttGAAGAAAGCTGCATTCTTAATTACAAAGCTAAGTTCGATAACTGCTAtagtaaacaatcgaaaaatattggaagtttgtagctaccattaagcatttcaaccgtcattgaagaagtgctgtgagatatgtgtgaatggaaaattatcactATAATAGTTTAAACTCTCTTaaacagtatagggataaggtgaaacactcTGTATCTCAAGTGTAACCACATTGGACGATTAAGTTCTGTAAATGTATGTGAGATATAACTATTTTCGATATCGATAGCTTTGTGTACTTGCTCAAGGttggtttcactcacaaatgtaattcttcttgctgttgggagggggactaagaacaatatttagaagaaagttttgaattaaatttatggattagaaaaatttgaatcatttaagttttaaatttttaaactacgtttcgaaacgtgaaatacatttcgtttgcttttaaACTGTGGACAaggggaacaaaatatgcaacaagattctgtgaaatataaacaaaagatttgtctattttgcagttgtaagtacaaacaagacgtttctttttaatttcatggactgcaaataatatttaaaaaaaaatctaacacggatagtgaccaaaCTGCGCACGcctacttctttctctataacgcagtttaattcacggtttttaaatagttcattCAATAAGTTCACGTCCACCTACTTccgtttttattgttttaaataacttaaaaaataataactgtaatgtAGTCAGTGGACTCATTCCCGCCTCTCACGACCACTGTctctcaataaataaaaattttggtgTTCTCTAAGAaatactctgtctaaagcaacaaaaCTTAAACACGTGCTCTCTCCACCTGCATTAGTTTGAaatatcatgtataacatttacggcaagtattaggttttaaaaatttgaactagaacttaaatcttgacaaatttcaaatcgttacaagacattaatattactgtctaactatCATTTTTACCAACGAAAATAGAGatttgacgtcaatataagaaaataaaatgtagctgaggtgcgtctttttaggcaagttacacttatccaattttactctatggCATGGCATTAAATCACCACGGAAAGAGCGAGcagacacattttgtaaagtttttttatagtaagcaaactttttctgtGAAATGCGCTTGCCTGAAAACATAGaaaataacctatcacttgaTAGCTTCATTCGAAAAGCACcgccaaaaaatccgtaaaatggATTGTTATCGTCTATTAACAACACagactgaattctttattttctgtacggtgggttatctgtttagcttttggacattgaggatgattttaaattaatcttaaaatacTGTAACCGTGTTCAAaaagactattttgtatatatttgtgcctgataatagggattgactttttttttttggtaagctcacgacCCTTTCTAAGGagacattcaatgatttatttccgaataaaataCACGTGAAAAGTACTGTTGAATTTTTTAAGTCTTGGGGGAAGCAAAACCTACAAAGGCGGCACAACGCTTTTCTTACGACGCATCActtaaaaggttgtcccacaagatgtgcaaaagacaatcatttgtctttgcattaagacaatttatgtacTTCCCGTCTGATTTAACCTCAGACAGCGTACCAGTGGATATTACAGAGCCCAAACAATATTCCTCATACTTTTTTGCTTAAAGTTGATGTTACTTTTTCGGCAAATGCTTAATTTTCTgcgttatttaaagtattttgaagatttgagcctaaAGCggtgtgaatgtaattttttacgctcatttacatagaattcattcatttgattatccAATAGATAAgttgcattgaaaagcacccgggcaacgccgggtagtaagctagtgaCTTTATAAATGTGAATGATTTTCTAGTCCCGGTATAACTTCGTCCAACCACGTGGGAGATAAGTagtagaagaagaagaagaggaaTTTTCTTTGGTAATTATTCCCGCATAGTTTAAAGCAGTCTTTATATGAATTGAAGCTGATCTATTGGACATACCATCCTGTGCTACATTTGGAAGATTTAATTCTTACTCACGATGCTGAAATGAAACCTTCACTTTtgattgtttattattattattattttcaagttgtttttcttttaaacaacatTTCCATTTTCATTTCAAGTAATAATACAATTGTTTGAAATAATTCGAACTAAATAACATACTTCAAAAGAGAAAGACAACCAACTAAAACGCAATTGGGATCGTTGGATGCAGAGAAAAGACTGGCCAGAATTGGCAGGGCGTGTTGTACTTGCTTAATGCACATTTGAAGGCCATCTCGCAATTGCCTAGGTGATTCAAATAACTGTATACTGAGTATTTATTTctctagagtttaatttcaactatTCGGAGTTTCAAATGAATGATATTACAATATCATTCCCTTTTCGCCCGCTTGGTGAAAAATCGGGCAAAGTACTCGAAATTGAAAGCCATTTGGGCAGCCAAAGATAGtgtttgatttagctgaaattttgtacaataaattggtaagaggcaactttccCATAAATAGGCGTTAGATATTTCTTAAATTCGTTTTTTTCACTCCATTAATATAAAGTTTTTACCCCCGTACGGAAATATTCTAATTAGCGAGTCTGGATAGTCGGTTACtaatataaacacaaaaaaacccCTACTATTCCATCTGCAGTTCGTTCATTCTTCTCTGGTGAGCATACCAATGAAGAAAAAGTTATTCTACtttgttagagaaaaaaaattttttttttcgcaaaacttaCTTTTTGGACTCCACACTTGATGAAATTCAGTGCTGCATTGACCATAGATTGAGTAGGTACATCATTATTGAAATTGCCGATGAAACTAAGCCCAATAGAGTTAGTGTTGAAATTCACTGAAAAGGCTCCAGTGCGATTCCATCCACGTCCTTCGTAAATTCGACCATCGCCGCCAACAAGGAAATTGTAACCAATATCCCACCAACCTGTaagatataaaatatttatattcaagaTTATCGTGCAATCGAGTGTCAAGCATGAGACATCGTAGATCATTTTGCTCTAATTGCAATGCGTATttttatcaaattcaaaattatcaAATTGTTTTGTTCTAACTGGAATGtatctttttatttaattctcTTTTCTTGGGTGTAAGCAGGGTTGCCACCCTTGGTGAatcaatttgaggagcatctgtggtgattttgaggagcaatttaaaattttgcggagaaATCGGTGGCGGATCCTTACGGGAGGGGGCGATTggggcgatcccccccccccaaaggtttgtaaagacaaaaaaattccgggagaaGGTCACCAAACTCTCTGCTCCCGGCCCCCAACACATTACAAAAAATCGCCTACAACggtatttttacgactttaattcaaagaaaatttcagGGGAGTGTCCTTGAACCCCCTTTTGCCAATGTCAtagaagatcgtcaaaaattttgaatttttggagctttaatttcgaaaaattcgccGAGGAAGATTTCTCGGCGTCATACGTTTTTTCTCATACATTTAcgtttcatacatttttaaaactccagatccaaaaaaaaaaaactctgggaGGGCTTTTCGaaatcgtaaaatattttttgctttctttctccTTTACTTAATAATgcgaaaatttaataaatttttcaatttattaaatcaAGTAGTTTCTGTGgcttaatatttattcattcattttatttgctCTAAAATAACTAACTCGCATATTGATATCACAATTactatgaaacgaagaaaagGGGGATGCGTGAACATGCAAAATACAGttttaattatctttattttaatcTCAAATTCATTTTTCGTGAGGTCAttcaaaaaatcatctttttatATAGATcaatgtctttatgaatgtcaaatgctagctaataactgTTCCGATCGTTCGATGAGAATTTGGAGggagccaaagaaaaaaaagtgtggtAGGCTTCCTCTCTCTATGAAAATAAGTTTCTCTAAAAAAGATTTCTGCAGAGTGCTGGAAGTGCTGATGAGTATGATCTCCTTTTGTGCTGTATTCAGACCATTTTAGTCCTCTTATAAAACTAGGGGTGCTCATAACGAAAAATTACTCGTATATTTAAGAATTGGAATGTGATTTGTGACTGTTTCCCGATCAATAtaagcagtaaaatattttgtttaaacctACCTTGCTTAGAAAAGTTTAAATACTGTTTTCCCCTCCGTGATTTTTcttgggggtgggggagaaatGAATGTTTTGCAgttctgggaggggtttaaccccaaACCCCTCCCGTAGCTGCGTCACTGTTTCCGAGAGAGTTTTGAACATCATGCCTTAATGTCTTTAAAAAAGGCCTTCAATttgtgtttttaggacttcaatttcgaaaaaatccgcTTTCTCCTTACATCAATGAAAATCCACTAACATTgcgttttttgaaacttcaatatcgaaaagttGAGGTATAGTTCGTGACCCCATCCCTTCCATTAACGCTACAAAGATGGCCAACCAGCGCATTTTCAAGGCTCCTATTTCGAATatttccgatggaaagttccGAACTATGTATCTTCCCCCAACGTTATAAAAGATGGCTTATtactgcgttttcaggacttcaatttcgaaaaatttctggagagGAACCCCGATGTCCCTCTTTCCttatctttcaacatcattcaaacaTCATCTAAAATTTGCGTTTTTGGAGTTTCTACATCGAAACATTTCTGGGGAAAAGTTATGATCCCCATGTCTTCTTCTACGTCATCAAAAGCGGTAGGTGGCctatacaattgcgtttttaagacatcaatttagaaattttttccgGGGGAAAACCCCCGAACCCCCTGGTTTTCAGCATGACTAAAGAtatctaaaattacgttttcgaAACGCTAATATCAAAACACGACTGGGGAAAATTCTTCAAACTCTTTGAATCAAACACattattcgacaaaaaaaaaaaaaaaaaaaaaaaaaaccgtcatgtttcagttcttttttttttaaatatttttttcattatcctCCCCCACTATAATGCATTACTCATTCGCCACTCCCAACAGGGTCgtctgtatccgccactgggAGTAATTCAGTGTTTTGTATTAAAATCAATCAAAATAGCTAAAACCTCttacctaaaattgtttttgagctttaacTATCGTTTTAAGCCAATAGtaagaaacaattatttttatattaataaaacagCCTTAAACAATActtcaatctttgagtttaagcatttttaatttctcaTATTTACAAGTTTGTCatg from Uloborus diversus isolate 005 chromosome 5, Udiv.v.3.1, whole genome shotgun sequence encodes:
- the LOC129222856 gene encoding peptidoglycan recognition protein-like isoform X1 is translated as MFVLVLVAFLLHYSSARDSKAIIGCDGVEIVSREEWRARPSVRERHMNLPINHIIILHTVTPFCRTKQQCIRHVQFIQDFHLDERGWWDIGYNFLVGGDGRIYEGRGWNRTGAFSVNFNTNSIGLSFIGNFNNDVPTQSMVNAALNFIKCGVQKGTLTPTREIHGHKDVSCTESPGNKLYAVIRQWDNYKGGRMPLYNCKPLPKPETNTDILDVGSNEGSTDKPSERDK
- the LOC129222856 gene encoding peptidoglycan recognition protein 1-like isoform X2, which translates into the protein MFVLVLVAFLLHYSSARGWWDIGYNFLVGGDGRIYEGRGWNRTGAFSVNFNTNSIGLSFIGNFNNDVPTQSMVNAALNFIKCGVQKGTLTPTREIHGHKDVSCTESPGNKLYAVIRQWDNYKGGRMPLYNCKPLPKPETNTDILDVGSNEGSTDKPSERDK